The following proteins are encoded in a genomic region of Dokdonia donghaensis DSW-1:
- a CDS encoding ArsR/SmtB family transcription factor, whose protein sequence is MGLTKTEMFTDEQNQISLFSKVFGHPARVAILQHLFKINSCVCGDLVNEIGLAQPTISQHLKELKNLGLIKGNVEGTSVCYCVNSENWRRMKEVMQQFLDQDILATDCC, encoded by the coding sequence ATGGGATTAACAAAAACCGAAATGTTTACAGATGAGCAAAACCAGATTTCACTTTTTTCTAAAGTGTTTGGTCACCCTGCTCGCGTGGCGATATTGCAGCATTTATTTAAAATAAATAGTTGTGTATGTGGCGACCTTGTAAATGAGATAGGGCTTGCACAACCTACCATCTCACAACACCTTAAGGAGCTCAAAAATTTAGGTTTAATAAAAGGTAATGTAGAGGGGACGAGTGTTTGCTACTGTGTCAATTCAGAAAATTGGAGACGTATGAAAGAAGTAATGCAGCAATTTTTAGATCAAGATATTCTCGCAACAGATTGTTGTTAA
- a CDS encoding DUF6428 family protein: MKLSEVKNVLNGLETISFQLPSGELVPSHFHVTEVGKVSKHFIDCGGTVRKEEVVNFQLWNADDYDHRLHPEKLVNIIELSEKILGIEDLEIEVEYQASTIGKYGLEFNGSSFLLTTKQTDCLAKDQCGIPGVAPAVEVVAETGSSCCGPNSTCC; encoded by the coding sequence ATGAAACTGTCAGAAGTAAAAAATGTACTTAATGGGTTGGAGACAATTTCTTTCCAACTACCAAGTGGAGAATTAGTGCCAAGTCATTTTCACGTGACTGAAGTAGGTAAGGTGTCAAAGCACTTTATAGACTGTGGTGGTACCGTACGTAAAGAAGAAGTAGTAAACTTTCAACTATGGAACGCAGATGATTATGACCATAGACTCCACCCAGAAAAGCTAGTAAATATTATAGAGCTTTCGGAAAAGATATTAGGTATAGAAGATCTCGAGATAGAAGTAGAGTATCAAGCGAGCACTATAGGTAAATATGGTCTTGAATTTAATGGGTCAAGTTTTTTACTTACTACAAAACAAACAGATTGTCTAGCAAAAGATCAATGCGGTATACCTGGTGTAGCACCTGCTGTAGAGGTGGTTGCAGAGACAGGCTCTTCTTGTTGTGGGCCTAATAGTACGTGTTGTTAA
- a CDS encoding low molecular weight phosphatase family protein, whose amino-acid sequence MSTTVSTLYPKINDFIEGLDIHSITKERKETLEPLVAFVKEKHTQQEIIRLNFICTHNSRRSHLAQVWAQVMAYYFEIEKVYSYSGGTERTALFPVVATTLENTGFLIKTISSGDNPVYTIKFAENEHPVIGFSKKLDDTFNPSAGFAAIMTCSQADGGCPFVAGAEKRVPLTFKDPKVYDGTPQQKEKYLERSTQIATEMLYVFSQVKG is encoded by the coding sequence ATGTCCACAACAGTGTCAACGCTATACCCAAAGATCAATGATTTTATAGAGGGGTTAGATATACATAGTATTACAAAAGAGCGCAAGGAGACCCTTGAACCGTTAGTAGCGTTTGTTAAAGAAAAGCACACACAGCAGGAGATTATAAGGCTCAATTTTATATGTACACATAACTCTAGAAGAAGTCATCTCGCTCAAGTGTGGGCACAGGTTATGGCTTACTATTTTGAGATAGAGAAGGTATATAGTTATTCTGGCGGAACGGAGCGCACAGCTCTTTTTCCGGTAGTTGCAACAACATTAGAAAACACAGGTTTTTTAATAAAGACTATTTCTAGTGGTGATAACCCTGTTTACACAATAAAGTTTGCAGAAAATGAGCATCCTGTTATAGGGTTTTCAAAAAAGCTGGATGATACTTTTAACCCCAGTGCAGGCTTTGCAGCAATAATGACCTGCTCGCAAGCAGATGGTGGATGTCCCTTTGTAGCCGGTGCAGAAAAGCGTGTGCCTCTTACATTTAAAGATCCTAAGGTGTATGACGGCACTCCACAGCAAAAGGAAAAATACCTAGAGCGTAGTACACAAATTGCAACAGAGATGCTTTATGTGTTTTCTCAAGTGAAAGGATAG
- a CDS encoding YHYH protein, with product MKHSKIYLSAIIILCLGMMSCTSCSNDNNSNQDSDNNSDEIVVNVNPENFTTNGVNLTIVPCTLSDGTNTDCYQIITNSTPFDHEMGPWCPDNIADGADAGGIWLENGEVYDVDGAFIENMAAFYEDDNWLMYDENGDIYVTDTEQDCINAANPAVGEEYENFCVECLPSYITDISQTYLIPITPVLQNTSTLFATGPGGPPGQNSAPSTRGIALNGVEFSAPAPVDNILGAYTLAPFDDAGGHINVHQGYHYHAATGISLKVEQEDGHDALIGYALDGHGIYENKNQEGIAASGLDELRGHTDDTRGYHYHVDQAGNNNFINGLKGAYVN from the coding sequence ATGAAACATTCTAAAATCTATCTAAGTGCCATTATTATCCTTTGTTTGGGAATGATGAGCTGCACATCTTGTTCTAATGATAACAATTCTAATCAGGATAGTGATAACAATAGTGACGAAATAGTTGTAAATGTGAACCCAGAAAATTTTACAACAAACGGTGTTAACTTAACCATTGTTCCCTGCACACTTTCAGATGGCACAAATACAGATTGCTATCAGATTATCACAAACAGTACTCCGTTTGACCACGAGATGGGGCCTTGGTGTCCAGATAATATAGCAGATGGAGCAGACGCGGGAGGGATCTGGTTAGAAAATGGCGAAGTTTATGATGTAGATGGCGCTTTTATAGAAAATATGGCAGCCTTTTATGAAGATGATAACTGGTTAATGTATGATGAAAATGGTGACATATACGTCACAGACACAGAACAAGATTGTATAAATGCAGCAAACCCTGCTGTGGGTGAAGAATATGAAAATTTTTGTGTAGAATGTTTACCTTCTTATATCACAGATATATCTCAAACATACCTAATACCTATAACTCCAGTATTACAAAATACTTCCACACTTTTTGCTACAGGCCCAGGAGGACCTCCTGGACAAAATAGTGCACCGTCTACGCGAGGTATCGCCCTTAACGGAGTTGAATTTTCTGCACCAGCACCAGTAGATAACATTTTAGGAGCTTATACATTAGCCCCATTTGATGATGCAGGAGGTCATATTAATGTACACCAAGGATATCACTATCACGCAGCAACGGGCATTAGCCTAAAAGTAGAACAAGAAGATGGTCACGACGCACTTATAGGATATGCGCTAGATGGACACGGAATCTATGAAAATAAAAATCAAGAAGGAATCGCTGCTTCAGGGCTTGATGAGTTGCGTGGTCATACAGATGATACAAGAGGATACCATTATCACGTAGACCAAGCTGGTAATAACAATTTTATAAACGGCCTCAAAGGAGCTTATGTTAACTAA
- a CDS encoding SCO family protein, which produces MMSKCNLWSASLIIILSIISCADTNTASSRVEILPYYNEATFTPLWLDASYTTSDTLHKVPPFKLYNQYNDTITQDTFKDKIYVADFFFTFCTGICPKMTKNMASIQQAFIDDPEILLISHSVTPQHDTIEVLQDYASQNGVVKDKWHLVTGSRDEIYDLGRNQYFIEEDLGLNKTEDEFLHTENFVLVDKDKHIRGIYNGLNATSVEQLIADINTLKKEK; this is translated from the coding sequence ATGATGAGCAAGTGCAACTTGTGGAGCGCTAGTCTTATTATTATACTAAGCATCATAAGCTGTGCAGATACAAATACAGCCTCAAGTCGTGTAGAAATTCTGCCGTATTATAACGAAGCCACATTTACTCCATTATGGCTAGATGCATCTTATACCACTAGCGACACCTTACATAAAGTACCTCCATTTAAATTATATAACCAGTATAATGATACTATAACACAAGATACCTTTAAAGATAAAATATATGTGGCAGATTTCTTCTTTACATTCTGTACAGGCATATGTCCAAAAATGACAAAAAATATGGCTTCAATTCAGCAAGCCTTTATAGATGATCCAGAAATACTATTAATCTCACACTCTGTAACCCCTCAACACGACACAATCGAAGTGCTACAAGACTATGCAAGTCAAAACGGAGTTGTAAAAGATAAATGGCACCTTGTAACAGGATCAAGGGATGAAATATATGACCTAGGTAGAAATCAATACTTCATAGAGGAAGATTTAGGTCTCAATAAGACCGAAGATGAGTTTCTACACACTGAGAATTTTGTGCTTGTAGATAAAGACAAGCATATAAGAGGTATTTACAACGGTCTCAATGCAACATCTGTAGAGCAACTTATAGCAGATATAAATACTCTAAAAAAAGAAAAATAA
- a CDS encoding toxin-antitoxin system YwqK family antitoxin → MRYYNLTLIICLFIISCNRNTEAKVTNDTPSANSKFELAVTLNELNLHKGLFYYKGEPFTGVATSIYLDGTISEKTAFAKGKKHGTQEKYFPDGTLSFKANYINGVRNGQTISWWSNGNKRSIANYQNGIPHGKQYQWYTSGVKFKVITLVNGQEEGLQQSWRENGKIYNNYEAKNGRIFGLKRANLCFQLDDEQVQLVER, encoded by the coding sequence ATGCGATACTATAACCTAACACTCATAATATGCCTGTTCATTATAAGCTGTAACCGTAATACTGAGGCAAAAGTCACAAACGATACACCCTCAGCAAACTCAAAGTTTGAATTAGCCGTCACACTAAACGAGTTAAACCTCCACAAAGGGCTTTTCTATTATAAGGGAGAGCCTTTTACAGGGGTTGCAACAAGCATATATCTTGATGGAACTATCTCTGAGAAGACCGCTTTCGCGAAAGGAAAAAAACACGGTACACAAGAAAAGTATTTTCCAGACGGAACCTTAAGTTTTAAAGCAAATTATATAAACGGAGTACGTAACGGGCAAACTATCTCTTGGTGGAGTAATGGAAACAAAAGATCTATAGCAAATTATCAAAATGGCATTCCCCACGGCAAGCAATATCAATGGTATACAAGCGGCGTTAAGTTTAAGGTAATTACTCTTGTAAACGGTCAAGAAGAAGGGCTACAACAATCTTGGAGAGAAAACGGAAAAATTTATAACAACTATGAAGCAAAAAATGGAAGAATATTTGGGCTCAAAAGAGCAAATCTCTGCTTTCAGTTGGATGATGAGCAAGTGCAACTTGTGGAGCGCTAG
- a CDS encoding YHYH protein, translating to MKLTLKNKLATFSLLICGAIITLVACSNDDSDDTNVDTDGSEITAELHAAFSEFDQDNVSVLLSGSTVTLESNGYPNHTSPYWSNTTERTAIDPMGNVLVTPAADENHPLFVEPTLTTYEMMAPGNIDDFNGSYSLTVSSSPQLASTTTATGLGPIGIAVSGAMIYDDQEGPNVPLDDAVPSLDYTAAHTGPQSYHYHLEPKAFSNNDDNLVGIISDGFFVYGRICASTGSYPEDLDASGGHTSTTQHTDQEEYHYHIQDELYLNQYYIIFPGDYQGTPNAIL from the coding sequence ATGAAATTAACTCTCAAGAACAAATTAGCGACTTTTTCCTTATTAATATGCGGTGCAATTATAACACTAGTTGCCTGTAGTAATGACGACAGTGATGACACAAACGTAGATACCGATGGTAGTGAAATAACGGCAGAGCTACACGCAGCTTTTTCAGAATTTGATCAAGATAATGTCTCTGTACTTTTAAGTGGCTCTACCGTAACTTTAGAAAGTAATGGTTACCCAAACCACACCTCTCCCTATTGGTCTAATACGACAGAACGTACAGCTATAGATCCTATGGGTAATGTACTCGTAACACCAGCAGCAGATGAGAATCACCCACTCTTTGTAGAGCCTACTCTCACAACTTATGAGATGATGGCACCTGGTAATATAGATGATTTTAATGGTTCATACTCGCTCACCGTTTCTTCATCACCACAACTAGCAAGTACTACTACCGCTACAGGTCTTGGCCCTATAGGTATTGCTGTAAGTGGCGCTATGATTTATGATGATCAAGAAGGCCCTAACGTACCACTAGATGATGCCGTACCATCACTAGACTACACAGCAGCGCACACAGGTCCACAAAGCTACCATTATCACCTTGAGCCTAAAGCTTTTAGTAACAATGATGATAACCTGGTAGGGATTATAAGCGATGGTTTTTTTGTGTATGGTCGTATTTGTGCAAGTACCGGTAGCTATCCAGAAGATCTAGATGCATCTGGTGGGCATACATCAACCACACAACACACAGATCAAGAGGAATATCATTACCACATACAAGATGAGCTTTATCTTAACCAGTACTACATCATATTTCCTGGAGATTATCAAGGCACCCCAAATGCGATACTATAA
- a CDS encoding sensor histidine kinase — translation MNLLGRYISQVLLWLGVWSTLWISGGRDAIFIRDNGLAFVLQVLILFGLVYYVVPRFLFKKKYLYFIIATVPVVILCAYLSSEFAPTPVRRPPPMGLQGGAPGKLPSRFFIHLLILTISSVTAILLETFIYAQEKEKSYAYAQAELKEAELKFLKMQINPHFLFNALNNIYALSVTNSNKTQEGISTLSQMLRYVLYDCERPVVSLGKEVEYIKHYIALFKLKSSKEFNIRFEQDITNENIQVAPMLFVPFIENAFKHSGIELGGSNYVFISLKAKENYIDFYIENSMPSKPLVTDGAGGIGLQNVEKRLEILYPQKHELTVKKSDTFSVALKVNLQ, via the coding sequence ATGAATCTATTAGGAAGATATATTTCTCAGGTATTATTATGGCTAGGAGTCTGGAGTACGCTCTGGATATCTGGCGGTCGCGATGCTATATTTATAAGAGATAACGGTCTCGCATTTGTATTACAAGTGTTGATTTTATTTGGTCTAGTATACTATGTAGTGCCTCGCTTTTTGTTTAAAAAGAAGTATCTCTATTTTATAATTGCTACAGTACCTGTAGTTATACTCTGCGCTTACCTCTCATCAGAGTTTGCACCTACACCTGTTAGAAGACCGCCACCTATGGGTCTTCAAGGAGGAGCTCCTGGTAAGTTGCCTTCTCGTTTTTTTATACACTTATTAATCCTTACTATCTCAAGTGTTACAGCTATTTTACTAGAGACATTTATTTATGCTCAAGAAAAAGAAAAAAGTTATGCATATGCTCAAGCAGAGCTAAAAGAAGCAGAGCTTAAATTTTTAAAAATGCAAATCAACCCTCACTTTCTCTTTAATGCCTTAAATAATATCTATGCACTATCTGTTACCAACTCAAATAAAACGCAAGAAGGAATAAGCACGCTCTCTCAAATGTTGCGTTACGTACTCTATGACTGTGAGCGTCCAGTAGTGTCATTAGGAAAGGAAGTAGAATATATAAAACATTACATAGCCCTCTTTAAACTCAAAAGCAGTAAAGAGTTTAATATACGTTTTGAACAAGATATCACAAATGAAAATATACAAGTAGCACCTATGCTATTTGTTCCTTTTATAGAAAACGCTTTCAAGCATAGTGGGATAGAATTAGGAGGTAGTAACTACGTATTTATTTCGCTTAAAGCGAAAGAAAACTACATAGACTTTTATATAGAAAATAGTATGCCTTCAAAACCGCTTGTTACAGACGGAGCCGGTGGTATAGGTTTACAAAATGTAGAGAAGAGACTGGAGATTTTATACCCTCAAAAGCACGAGCTTACTGTAAAAAAATCTGATACCTTTAGTGTAGCTTTAAAAGTAAACTTACAATGA
- a CDS encoding LytR/AlgR family response regulator transcription factor: MSTISCIIIDDEELARTLLETYVEKVTYLNSIGSFQNPIDALSFIKENPVDLIFLDIQMPELKGTEFASIIATSKSKVIFTTAYSEYALKGFELNALDYLLKPITFNRFLSAIEKFSSQEVLVDPTHLVIKSGYDLYKIVPDEVRYIESDSEYVNYHLETDKKIIANQSLSKLIKTLPTSFLRVHRSFIVNGDKVTGLKGRDLIIGDKRIPVSDSYYDTVKKSLFN; the protein is encoded by the coding sequence ATGAGCACCATAAGCTGTATAATAATAGATGATGAAGAGCTAGCCAGAACGCTACTAGAAACCTATGTAGAAAAGGTGACCTATCTCAATAGTATTGGTTCTTTTCAAAACCCAATAGATGCACTTTCATTTATAAAAGAAAATCCTGTTGATCTTATATTTTTAGATATACAAATGCCCGAGCTCAAAGGAACAGAATTTGCGAGTATTATCGCTACAAGTAAAAGTAAAGTGATATTTACAACAGCATACTCTGAGTATGCATTAAAGGGTTTTGAGCTTAATGCCCTAGACTACCTACTCAAACCCATTACCTTTAACAGGTTTTTAAGTGCAATAGAGAAGTTTTCATCACAAGAAGTACTAGTAGACCCTACACATCTGGTCATAAAATCTGGATATGATCTTTATAAAATCGTTCCAGACGAAGTACGCTACATCGAGAGTGATAGCGAGTATGTAAACTACCATCTAGAAACGGATAAAAAGATAATCGCAAACCAGTCACTAAGTAAACTTATAAAAACCTTACCAACCTCATTTTTAAGAGTACATAGGTCTTTTATAGTAAATGGTGATAAAGTCACGGGTTTAAAAGGACGCGATCTTATTATAGGAGATAAAAGAATACCAGTAAGTGATAGCTACTACGATACGGTGAAGAAATCATTATTTAATTAG
- a CDS encoding DUF3124 domain-containing protein: MKTTAVHIICTLVLALSVISCNEQPQVSSVNPENWGARTATIPTGDMLAVGKTYLSIYSQIFSYSEHKTHNLTAMVSLRNTSDTDTIYITNASYYDTHGKLVRTYFDNAIYLSPLETTEIVIDEKDVTGGTGSNFIFEWSTPAGASEPLFEGVMSSTMGQQGLSFTTQGKRIK, encoded by the coding sequence ATGAAAACAACTGCTGTACATATAATATGCACTTTGGTTTTGGCACTGAGTGTCATAAGCTGCAATGAGCAACCTCAAGTAAGTTCTGTAAACCCAGAAAACTGGGGAGCAAGAACGGCTACAATCCCCACCGGTGATATGCTAGCTGTAGGCAAGACGTACCTGTCTATCTATTCTCAAATTTTTAGTTACTCAGAGCATAAAACGCATAACTTAACTGCTATGGTAAGTTTACGTAATACTAGTGATACAGATACGATATATATAACAAATGCCTCTTATTATGATACACACGGTAAGTTAGTGCGTACATATTTTGATAATGCAATATATCTATCACCACTAGAAACTACAGAGATTGTGATAGATGAAAAAGATGTCACTGGCGGTACGGGTTCTAATTTTATATTTGAGTGGAGTACGCCTGCAGGAGCATCAGAGCCCCTTTTTGAAGGTGTAATGAGCTCTACTATGGGGCAACAAGGTTTATCCTTTACCACTCAAGGCAAAAGAATAAAGTAA
- a CDS encoding carbohydrate kinase family protein, whose protein sequence is MPNTPLKIASYGEILWDVFPDEKRLGGAPLNVALRLHSFGVDVSMISSLGNDALGKEALALIKEKGLDTTLIQRNDKPTGQVKVTLDKAGSASYEIAQDTAWDAIAWNEKNAEAVTAADALIIGSLAFRESGNILDALDEDSTMAETAVNLEAIEVLAERSKFTVFDLNLRAPHYDLEIVAGLMEAADMIKLNDEELELIVMAMGIEGDTLEDELKMLSAMTETPTVCVTLGSEGAMLYHKGGIHTQVGFPAKVVDTVGAGDSFLATLVYGLLSGETAEDALEVACAVGSLVAGKAGANPMVTNDEINDLLG, encoded by the coding sequence ATGCCTAATACACCACTTAAAATAGCCAGTTATGGCGAGATATTATGGGATGTTTTCCCAGATGAGAAACGACTAGGCGGCGCGCCACTTAACGTTGCGCTACGGTTACACTCCTTTGGGGTAGATGTGTCTATGATCTCATCTTTAGGAAATGACGCTTTGGGTAAAGAAGCGCTGGCGCTTATAAAGGAAAAAGGGCTTGACACGACTCTCATACAACGCAATGACAAACCCACAGGACAAGTAAAGGTGACCTTAGATAAAGCTGGAAGTGCCTCATATGAAATTGCTCAAGACACTGCTTGGGATGCCATCGCTTGGAATGAGAAAAATGCCGAGGCAGTAACTGCTGCAGATGCTCTTATTATAGGTAGTCTCGCTTTTCGCGAAAGCGGAAATATACTTGATGCTCTTGATGAAGATAGTACTATGGCTGAAACTGCTGTAAATCTTGAAGCAATTGAGGTACTTGCCGAACGATCTAAGTTTACTGTTTTTGACCTTAACCTGCGTGCTCCTCATTATGATCTTGAGATTGTGGCGGGCCTAATGGAAGCGGCAGATATGATAAAGCTTAATGATGAAGAGCTTGAGCTCATCGTGATGGCAATGGGCATAGAGGGTGACACACTAGAGGATGAGTTAAAAATGCTCAGTGCAATGACAGAGACTCCTACAGTTTGTGTAACGCTAGGGTCTGAAGGTGCGATGCTCTATCATAAAGGTGGCATACATACACAAGTAGGTTTTCCTGCAAAGGTGGTAGATACTGTAGGTGCTGGAGACAGCTTTCTGGCAACATTAGTTTATGGGCTTCTCTCTGGTGAGACTGCCGAAGATGCACTAGAAGTAGCTTGTGCCGTAGGTAGTCTTGTTGCTGGAAAAGCAGGAGCAAACCCTATGGTTACTAATGATGAGATTAATGATTTATTAGGTTAG
- a CDS encoding sugar porter family MFS transporter produces the protein MKEITKWSITVALAGFLFGFDTVVISGANSPIKELWNLSPFMHGTFIMSMALWGTVAGSLLGGFPTKKLGRKKTLFWIGILFFVSALGCALAQDPYSFSAFRFIGGIGVGVSSVAAPIYISEISSESNRGKLGGLYQFWLVFGILIAFVSNWLLKGVDGTNDWRWMLGVEAIPALIYTLMVMKVPNSPRWLVLQKKDDAGAMLILQKIYEGAGAAQSRLEEIKLDLQQTTTSENLFQKKYSKVLWLGFLIAFFNQLSGINFVLYYAPQILEQAGLGGSESLFNSIAIGIVNLIFTFIGVRLLDKLGRKQLIIIGSVGYIVSLIMVGICFQMQLSPALLLTFICTFVASHAIGQGAVIWVFISEIFPNRVRAYGQSWGTSTHWVFAAIITLVTPFFIDDKEGIMRDHLWNIYYFFAGMMVLQLLWAIIAMPETKGRTLEELEKELVTDA, from the coding sequence ATGAAAGAGATTACAAAATGGAGTATCACCGTAGCCCTCGCCGGCTTTTTATTTGGCTTTGACACCGTTGTTATAAGTGGTGCAAACTCACCCATAAAGGAGTTGTGGAATTTATCACCTTTTATGCACGGTACTTTTATAATGAGTATGGCATTATGGGGGACAGTAGCCGGGTCATTACTAGGTGGTTTTCCCACTAAAAAGTTAGGGCGTAAGAAGACGCTTTTCTGGATAGGAATCCTCTTTTTTGTTTCTGCCTTAGGTTGTGCACTAGCTCAAGACCCGTATTCATTTTCGGCTTTTAGATTTATAGGAGGCATTGGTGTGGGAGTCTCTTCTGTCGCGGCACCTATTTATATATCTGAGATAAGCTCTGAGTCTAACCGTGGTAAGCTAGGTGGTCTTTATCAATTCTGGCTCGTCTTTGGTATCTTGATTGCCTTTGTGTCAAACTGGCTGCTTAAAGGTGTAGATGGCACAAACGACTGGCGATGGATGCTAGGTGTAGAAGCTATACCTGCGCTTATATATACTCTTATGGTGATGAAAGTGCCTAACAGCCCGAGGTGGCTCGTACTACAGAAAAAAGACGATGCAGGCGCAATGCTTATTTTACAAAAAATATATGAAGGAGCCGGGGCTGCACAGTCTAGACTAGAAGAAATAAAACTAGACTTACAGCAAACTACAACCTCAGAAAATCTTTTTCAAAAGAAGTATTCAAAAGTACTATGGCTAGGTTTTCTTATTGCTTTTTTCAATCAGTTATCTGGTATCAACTTTGTGCTCTATTATGCTCCACAAATATTAGAACAAGCAGGTCTTGGCGGTTCTGAGTCGCTCTTTAACTCTATTGCGATAGGTATTGTAAACCTCATCTTCACATTTATAGGTGTGCGATTACTTGACAAGCTAGGAAGAAAACAACTTATAATAATAGGGTCTGTAGGTTACATCGTGAGCCTTATTATGGTAGGTATTTGTTTCCAGATGCAATTAAGCCCAGCGCTCTTACTCACTTTCATATGCACCTTTGTAGCGTCACACGCTATAGGACAAGGTGCTGTTATATGGGTGTTTATCTCAGAGATTTTTCCAAATCGTGTACGCGCTTATGGGCAATCTTGGGGTACGAGCACACACTGGGTTTTTGCAGCCATCATAACACTAGTTACTCCGTTTTTTATAGATGACAAAGAAGGTATAATGAGAGACCATCTTTGGAATATTTATTATTTCTTTGCAGGAATGATGGTACTCCAACTACTATGGGCAATTATTGCTATGCCAGAGACCAAAGGACGTACCCTAGAAGAACTAGAAAAAGAGCTTGTTACAGATGCCTAA